The Lineus longissimus chromosome 6, tnLinLong1.2, whole genome shotgun sequence sequence ATTTTCTGCAGTTCCCATTCCCTCGTTATCTTCACATACAAACCTGGTTCATCATTTGCGGCTGCATCATCATTCCCTGGCCCATCATATTGGGCTGCTGTTGCATAGGAAAGTAACCCTGCTGcattggttgttgttgttgttgttgttgttgttgttgttgtagttgttgttgttgttgcatcTGTTGAGCTCGCATCTGGTTAGGCGTCATGTTGGCGGAAGGACTAGTCATACCCTGACAGAGATACAACAAACGTGCACACAACAGAACAAGCACAAAAGAAGGCTAAACACGTTATCGCCCAGAAGCTAGAGTAGATGTCGAGTCTCACTCTCAGCGTAAATGTACCATTATCTAGTCACAAATACAACGAAAATCACTGTCAGCCCCTGATTTCCAGCGATTCGTTGTtcattcagatatcatattACCAGATCAAGTATTAAAGGTTGCCTTGCTCTCATGACGTACTATCTTCACTAAATGTCGCAGCTGGATTGACAGAGCTCAGTAAAGTCATTTCCATATTTGGATCTCCATCTGCAGATGATCAATCAATGATGTAGATAATCATTCATGAttcatatcatattttatggACCCACCTATTCATTTTAAAAACGAATAACCCATTAAATTTCCAGACCAGGGCCACTACCAGTACCACAACTACCAGGTAcccaattgaatttgaaactaaaCTATAGCTATAGGCTAAAATGATCCAGAAAAATTTGCCAAAACAGGCTgcaattcattttcaaattgaaaagacTCTGAAAGATGCCCACATCCCCTGAACTAGTACTTTCTTGTTTTGCAAAGCAACAGAATCAAGCTATTCTATTTTTCTAGCAGCTACTCAGTACTCTCCTCAGCAAAAGGTTGTACCGTGGCCAAAATGGCATTCATTCCTTTAGAAATTGCATGAGAACCCATCAATTGCTTCTTGAAATTCAGCTAGAGAGGaataaaatgccatttcagCCAAGCACAACGATTGTCTGAGGAGAGTATGAAAGGTACAAGCCGATGGTACACCATACATAAAGCTACAACAGTACTCACACTAACAGAGTCAACACTCAACAAACTCGCTTCCTCGTTTGGCACAGACGATGTGTTGACACTAGTGTCAATTTCAGTCTGATACCACAAATGTAGAATTCGAACATTTAAGGTCTTCTAAACGGGCTatcctacatgtatcaacataGTTTTTTCTCTCTCCTCATTATAAAGTCATGTCAAACAGCCTCAGATTCAGAATCACATATTCTTTACGTGCGAAATATTTTGATGCAGTTTTATCATTATGTGACAGCAATGTGTGAAATGACAACTAAAAATCTATGACAGATTGGACATATTTTGCTAACATTTACTTTTAGAacaaaaatgacattttagCACTTACCATGTTCATAGAAGCCACATTAGCTCCCATCATTCCCTGCTGGTTTACCATATTCATACCAGCCATATTTGATTGTCCCATTGGCGCCATCATGGGTGCCATACCCATCGGTGGCGAGACCGGAGACATCATGCCTGGGGCGGGCGTCGTTTGTTGTTGTAGGCCTAGCGCCATTCCCGACGGCACTGGCTGGATGGGTTGTGATGATGGCATGAGGGGCTGAGACGCGGGCATTGACAGTCCCGATAATAAATCCACCGACGATGACTTTGTCACTGTTGTCGTTTGTAACGCCGTAGTTTGTTGAGTTTTTGTTGAACTAGCATTGAAGGCGGCAAAATCACCAAATTCGTTTGATGGGCTGAAAAAGATCAAATATCATTATTTTTATGTCGCAACGAAGAATGgtggaaacaaaatggctgcttACACTTGCAATGCCGGTCTTCTGATAATGTGCGAACATCAATAGGTCCTTGTAAATGTAGTCGGTACCAACACTAGCTGAATTTGCTCTTACATGACCAGTCTTATCAGTTCAAGAAATATCAAGGCGCCCAgacatcaatccatgtcacTTACCTTGTTGGGGTTTTCTGTGAACCGAAAGCAGCAAAGTCTCCAAAATCATTTGAAGCTGAAAAGAACAAAAAGATGCTGTCATCAAAAGTCAGACTTCTTTGGGTTTTGAGCAATAATGTCCGAGTGAAATGCTATACAAAGCAACGTGAGAACTCTGTGATGGAGATTGGCCAGGGGGGAAATCTGCCAACAGACGAGAGTCGAGGACGTCGACAGTAGCTCAATTGGATAATTGAGTGTACTTTCTGAACACTATTCGACATGGAATACATCTGCTCATTCTTTCTAATAGTAAACTTACATTGTGAAACTGTCCGGGCTCGAGATAAGGAATCAAAATCAGCGAAGTCACCATTTGCATTAGTGGTCAATTCCTCTCCGAATGGATCACTTCTTTTACTTGGTGATGTGTCTATGAGATGTGGACCAGGGTCACTTGATATAGATGTTTGACTCTGaaagaaacatgtcaacatatTAACGATTGCAGATTGATTCGAAGTAGCATAGTTTCCTCCACTAAGTCAGATATTTGTTTTGAGACCCCAATTCAGCCAACTGAGGTGCGATCATGACACATCCATGACtgaaacaagaaaaagaagaaaaaaaggctgAGGCATGATCCGGAATTGGGGAAACTTCGATGCAAAACTCTATCCTGAATGACCAGCATTATAGATTTCATAGGACAAGGGTACATATGGACTTACCACAGAGTCTCTGTCTCCTCCATATGATGATGCTGCCCCTAAATCTATTTTTTTATTATTGCCTCTAGATCGTCGATTTGTTGTAATTTTTTCTGTCTTTGTCGTATGTGTTCGCTCCACTTTATGCGTAAATTCCTCGTCATCATCCTTGAATTCGTATTTGCCGTTACTGTCTCTCTCGTCGGGATAATCTTCATCATTACTGCAAAGATAAATATCATACACTTGTTGAGAACTTTGTTGAGTCATTATCAAATATCAAGACTCAAGTAAGACTTTGATAAGTTCAGGGTACGTGTCAATTGAAGGTTACATCTTTAGACAGGGCTGGAATAAGCTTTAGCGTTTTGACAGAGcggtgaaagtgatttcaataaattttttttgagCCATACACGTTAGTGATATCTGTAAACACAAAATAAAAGGCATGCAAATATTTTTTGGTTTACAGTATAACAGGAGGTCATGGCATCATTATCAAAGCAGGAAGACGTCTGCCCACTTGTAATGTAGGTCAATAACGCTGAGAACCAGCACAGGTATCAACTTGAGGATAAGAAAGTACTAACATTACTCAATCAATGAACAGGAACAACAGTTTAAGTTTTGAACAGGATAGGTGGCctaaaactgcatttttattaGAAAACAATAGTGCCAATATATATACCTTACTATCTAGGTCATACTCAAATAGTTGAACAATTAGAATACGAAAAACATGGTGCAAACTTTTACTCTAAAAAACTTCTATTAGAAATTAAATCAATGACCCACTTCTTAATCGCCGCTACAAAAATTGCCTTGTACCTTTCGACCCCACAGAGCAGACCGATCATTTAATTACATGGCATGCTCACGAGGCCACCAACACCACAACTAGATAAATGCTGCTGAAAGGATGTGCTTTTAACCACTCTCCTGACATGCATGCTATGTGACTGTCCACATTGtaaacagtttttttcttccagttcTTCCCTTCTTCTTACACTATGAGATTTTGAAGACACATGACAGGCTCCTCACTGGCGCAAGAACCCAACTTTTTTCATGAGTTACAAAAACCCTCCGGAAAGGGCCAAGCATGAGGGGGAAAGGAGACACAGGGTCAGGGATGACATCGATGCATGCATGGAGGGTCATGTTGGCCAGGCATTGCTCAGAAGGAATATACGTCGTTTCTGGAATCGAGTCAGAATGAAGCCAGGGTGCAGGTGGTACTGATAGGCGCTAACATGAAACAGAAAGGTTTGTGGTTGCTCATTCCGATCAGAAATGCACATGtacaacaaaaattgcatgtaTTATGCAGAGTATAATTGACTTTTTAACCGGGAGATCAATCTTTGTACACCTCAACACAAAATACAGTACTTTTACATGTATCACTGCTTCGCACACACCCCACCCCACTGGCGATACTTTTCAAAGAAATACTGCACAATTTGAACCTCACTTCATCAAACATAACAACCTTCCCAATACTACCCAAACCGAAAACAGCAACCAGGCACTCGACCACTTCTGCAACCAACGCTACTGATTTTGGCATCAACACAGCTACCTCATTGACTTGGCCAATCTCTTCACCATTTTCACCAAACAACAATTTTGCCTGTTTTTCTCATGCAGTGGAAGCTCATCATTCTGGGACCTTTCATTTTATCATCACCCCACCAAGCGCAGTCCAAGCCCATAATGGAATACCTTTAAACAGACCCCATACATTTCTTATCAAGAAAGTCATACTCTTACACAACAGAGTATCGTTTGCTTTGTATGGCTGAGAGAACTTGTCTTAAACTCTTCGGGTCATCCATagatccaaatacatgtagatcttcACTTAAAATGTTCCTGGATTAAAAGATTTTTGTAAGTATAATTCATTTTTAACAAAATATACTGATATCCCCAGATTTTTCCTTCATAATCATACATTACAATTCCATGAATCTTTTTCTCCAGAAGATTTCACAGGCAGTGTCCCATAACAATTTCTTGGGACTACAGCACCCGCGAACACTTTCTATGCATTCTCTCCCCCTCCGAATTTTTTCTAAACAAGTGACTTGTGATAAATAGGACATGAACCAATCAAGTGATCAGAGGAAGGAAGGACCTGGTGAGGCAAGAGCCCAGACAAACAAGGAACGGATGGTAACATCACACAGGACCACACAGACACTCTAGTTTGGATTTAAAGGAAAACTTTATCTAGCCCAGGGAGTGACAACATATACTAGCAGCTTTGACAAGACTAGGGATGGATGACCTAACTAGACTAAGGGATAACCCAAGATATTATGGAATGGGATTGATTGGCTTACTCAAGAATAACCCTGCAAAATAACGAATAACTAGGTGAATGACTGATGACAACCGAACTATTCTGATGAGTTTGTTCACTTGTAGTTGTAATGTCATTCAAAAATTATATGGAGGAGTTAGATTTCTTTGTTTTAGCTTAAAATCACATTTCACTGAGGCCGATGTCCGAATTGAGAAAATACCGAAGGCATCGCCATTTGTCATCCAATGTTCATAACACTTGGGAATGAGGATTCAAATTCTTACTTTTGAATCCAACAGAATAGAATGTACATAAGGAAGATAACAACGTTTTCAACAGTCACAAGGACTTCAAGAACGTCCCCACACTCTTGAATTTTATAAGACTTGAGTTGCCCACCCTAAAAAAATCACCCAACAGAATCACTACCAGAGGTGTACAAAGATTGTCTAACAATTGTAATGATAGTGTAACAacgcattatttcaaaatgcaccataaaaaaactatgaaaatgtTCTTCAAGCAAGTCACTGCTCAGACTTGGCTGACGAACGTTCTctttttccgatgttgacaaAATGACCAACCTGCGATATGGGGGGTCCTCAGTGCTACCAATTTGACTAAAAGATATCAAGATTTAAAGAGAACGGGTTAGCAACACAAATTATCACAAAATACATTCAACAGAAGTTATGCAGGATATAATTTATATACATGCAACAGCAGGAAACAAGTGAATTGATAATATCAATTCTCTTAAATAGGGACCCATTATTTGGCAATTCACAACTTTGCTTGAAAATCATTAAATTCGTAGTAACTGTCAAAATTTGAAGGATTAGTGAAACAATCAAAGCGGACCAAGTCAGCCTTCGGTGTTATTAGTGCTTCCTCAAGGGCATGCATAAAAGCGAAGGAAGCAGGGGGTGACCCTGTGGTGGAAAAGCCAAGATTGTGTGGTCAGTGTGCTAGGAAATATGCATTGAAAGCAGGACTGAAATTAAGCAGAGGACACCTTGCAAAACCAAAACTGAGGATGACAATTTTAAATAACGATGGTCGGACATAACACTCAAGACTTTCCGAAGGACCTCATACATAAATGGTGAATAGGTCACAACTCATCCACAAATGACCCCTCACAAACACTGTTAGAtacctttttatttcagtatAACCCATAATTCTGCTCATGAAATTGAGTAAGCCATTCAGGAAAGTATCAAGAAACATGGTCATCGAGTGTTGTTGGTGAACAGAGCACTTGGCTAGAGTTGCATGTATGATCACAGGCAGACAGCAGGACAATACCATACCCTCGGGCAGAAAGAGAAATACTGCAGCTGTTTCTCTGAGGCAGCAGCTGCAGAGGTGATTTTCACTACAAATTGATATCCATCTATCATTCGAACCGTCACAGCTAGAACCAGTCACCAAGGAACCTAAGTCAAAATGAATAATACGGATCATGTTTGTTGATTCTTACCTGTGATCGGGAGTGTCATCAAAACTCCTTCGGCGATTATTCCAAAACTCTTTCACTTTGTCCAGCGCTTCAACTGCTTTTGATCGATTGCCTTTGTCCCAGTCGTCAAAATTGTCTAATTTTGAATCCAACTGTGAAGGCTTCTCCACTCTCTTAGGTTCTTCATCGTATCGATCACCTACAAAGTAGAACCAGTTTTACTTAAGCATGAGCAATGTTCTTTTCGGAACCCCACGAGGGAAGGCTTTAGCGTGAAGATCCCATAGTCATCGGGCAGAGCAAACAATGGACTCGGCCATAACAGTTTTCCCCCGTCCCACACGGTCTGAAGCACACAAAGCTAAAGGAAAATGGTTCAAATCTTGATGCTTGCATTACACTTACTGTAATTCCCAGAAAGAGACTCTTTAGACATGCCAACGTATTTATCCTTATTTTTCTTTGCCAGCTTCCTCTCTTCTCGTAACCGGTCATCACTCTGTATAAATTCTAGAAGGTCTTTTGTTTTCTGGCgaactgaaaagaaacaatttatcaaactttcaaaaatctGTTTGcacttttcaatattttcaatgttcaaagcaatacatgtagttcatgatcaaactgaaattattACTCCCAGATATTCTGGTTTGCTTTGAATTGAGCAGGTGGAAGCTCAGAGAACTACTTCAGTCAACGACTCGCAGTACCTTTCAAAAAATTGTCGTCTTCTAATGTCATAAACCGTCCCTACTCCTGCGTGTAAAGCTGATACCCACCATTTAAACCCTGATCTTTTCCAAATTCATCTGTAAACGTGTATCCCTCTAAGCTGCGTAGATCGTACAGGTGCTCACGGGCACTGGTCACAACGCGTTCCGATCCGTTTTTGATGAGGTAAGACAGCAGTAAAAGTGACTAAAAACAGAAAAGAATGCATTAGAATATTCAAGTCTCCAGATGACTGACAGACAGTTTGTTTTAGACCTTATCCTTTGCAGTAGGCTCCGAGTTATCCATATCGAGCCATTCCGGCCTTCTGTACTGGGGAGTGTGTAACTGAAAGAAGATTTGAGAAAGCAAGAAGGCCATTTAGGAGTGCACCAACTACCATAAACTAAAGTCCAGTATAAATAGTGACCACTGCACCTCCAATCCAAACTCCAACCAGTTCATCCAATCCAAGTAATCACAGTCCAGATTCTtagtcaaaaatatcaaattgctACATTGTGATAAATCAATCAAACTTGCCTTGTAAACGCGTCTCCAGTTTTTCTTGTTATTATCATGTAACATCCTCTTCCAAAGCATACCCATCACCTCAGGGAAATGTTCATAAGTGAATGTGTATTGAGCGATCTCTGACTTTAGCGTCCCAGTCGGCCCCCAAGGATCATCATTGGTGGCTTCTCGCACTTTGGCTTCGACCTCAGAATAGTTCATCACCACATTGGTGCTGAAAGGCGAGAGAAAAGATACAGCATTCTAAGAAACCAATATCATGGAATGGACAAATGCATTCACATTTCTAACTTGATTTGTGCAGCAAATCGTGAACAGTATTTGATTTGAATGATGGCATGACCGGATGGCATATTCAAGATCATGTGTTATGTTTACCCACGATATTGAGAATTGGCCAAATGCATTCACATTTCTAACTTGATTTGTGCAGCAAATCGTGAACAGTATTTGATTTGAATGATGGCATGACCGGATGGCATATTCAAGATCATGTGTTATGTTTACCCACGATATTGAGAATTGGCCGGACAAGATGATTGGCTGATAAGCTCAGGTTCTGATTGTAACTTCTGCCACCTGAACAATCGATCTTGAAAACAGTTTTTCAATCATTGAtattgatcattatcattgtggCAGATACTGACACCGAGATGCGCTTGAAACTAAAATGCCCAGTTGCTGTAGAAAGGCACCAGATGTCGTCATTAGAAATTACAGTCATACATTGCACATGCCCATACCGACAATTGAAGCAGATGTGCATTTGTGCCAATATAATACAGCCAGGAACagcatagcactagcagtaGAACCCCATGAATATACAATTCATTAGTCATCCACACGCATCCATAAATGGACAAAATGGATTTTATTAACAGTATAACACCTATTAAAGATATTGTACTGCAAACCTCATTTATCACCAAACTGACTGAATTGGTAGACCCTGGCCCTTGGACCTATGTAAAAGTGATTGGGTagggtacatgtaggcctaatcaggACTGTCACCTaacaacatgtaggcctaggcccctACGGTCTTTTCACATTCCTGAGTATTCCAATTCTCGCTTTGCGAGTATGCCATTCCATGGACTACCATCATTCTAAAGTGAATGCAAATACAGCGAACTTCAGTTTCTAACGGCTGCCACTTGTTTTACGGTTACGCAGGGATTCGAGTAAAGTCGGACCTGAACTGAGGCGCGTATTCTGTTGTGCGGGTGGACTTCCCCATCCTGCAGGTGGCTAGCCTGCGCATAAATGCAATGGGTGGCGTGTGGTGGGCGTCGATCTTTTGTTTAACAGTTTGAGGATAGTCAAGGCTTTCATGGGAGTTAACAAATTTATTTGATGAGTGACTCACACTTGTCAAAAAAATTCTATCCCCAACAAAAACTAACATAACAAAACGCTGCAAAAAGTGTATCCTACATAGTCTGAGACAGAATAACGTATTCAATAAATGATGAGGGTTGTGTATTCACTGGCAAAGGGATAGGTTATTGCCTATTTTGCAGGATATGCGAGGAATTCTGTCATTGACGTGTCACTCTGTCTGCTTCGCGTCAAAAATACACAACCATTATACTAAATGCACTGCATAGCTACACATATACGATAGCCGGGACCAACCCCCCTCAACTTATCCTTCTATTTCACTTACACTTTGTCGGCTATCTCTCTGACTTTCCACATTTTGAAGATTGAGTGATTATCTTCCACTCGATACAAATTTTATAATGAAATAATTATTGGTTTGGCCGATGATTTAGGATCTATGACGAGTAAAATTCCTCCCGTCTCAAGCGAATAACAATATGGCCGCTGGTCAGGTGACCAACAATCGTCaaatggccttgaccttggaaTGTCACTCTTCCAGGAATTCAATTAGATTAGCATCCTGGCAAGTGCAGATCCTAGAAGCCTTACCCTCAGAATAAATCCTATAGGCTTTAGTCAGCCTGCTTTCCTTTAATTGTGAGTAGACATGCAAAACTTTGAGAGTCACTGTCAAATGATGGTAAATTGATGGGGGGTTGGGATTCATAATTTTGTCAGAATGGAAGACCATACAGGGGAGGCGGGTTCAGGGGCCAGGGCTATCCAAATCATGGTCAGAGATTGTGGCTGTATGGGTTAGACTTTCATCAATCACTTCAATCCTTCATACTTGTCAGAATCAATACCAAGATTTTGAGTCCAAACATCCTTGGGTGTCAAATCCTGGCCAACTGAGTTTGACATTGGAATtaagaaataaaaacattatATCATATTACATTGTTTAATAATGAATTTCAttctatttacatgtacatacttctTTCTCATCAAACCTGGATAAAAATAGACCATGTTAAAAATCCTGAGGTTTTGCACGGATCAAAATATATTTCTCTCAAACAGCAATGCAAGTGTGCTGAACATGTCAAAGAaaagacaaatattttctgTGGCAAAATGTCGTCCTTAGAACAGCCTTTATACTACAATATCCCTTTCCACTATGACCCGTGAATGCATCTTGAAACTTCAAGGGTTTAAATTGACATAATTCTGATGTGATCATTCAATAGGAATGTGCAGATAAATTTGCGAATATTTCCCCCTTGATAGGTCAAGATGCGTGAATGGTGAAAACAGCAATACATCTCGCTGCTTTTTAGTTTGACTGAAACTCATCAGATTTTGTTTAATTTCAATTGGCAAAGTAAAAACCGAAGTGTGGCAGAAATAAGGCGAGACAAAATGCATTTAATGGAATATTTTTATGACATCCGTTTGATTATTCATTTACGCAACCCTCACAGTCTAGACACACTCCTATattacacaaaatgtacaacaCAGATCATAGCTTCTATGAAATGAACACAAATTTACGATAGTAAAATGAGTATAcaaacatgaacatgtacacaaGCAACTCACAAATTTTTCAGAAGTTCAACTGTACTGTACTATAATTGGTATTATGAGTTGCTGATCTTGAAAAATTCATgagtcggtttttgatacgattGATGTGACACGAAATGAGCAAATGATTTgaatcaatgaaatcaaaaataaaataaagaagtcTTTATCTATTCTTGGTGAAATGCAATAAAATCTAAGAAAATTACATTTGAAATCTGTATAAAATTTACCTAAAATACACTCAGGAATATAAGAAATGGCAGTATTGACAACTAAAATGCAATAAATGTTTGTACAACAAAcataaatacaatgtactactACTAGATACAAAACCTTCAACAATTACATACCCTATGCGGTACAAGTTTCAAGGTCATTGCACATGTTGAAAGGCTAACAAACTGAGACTGTACAATCAAAGCCAACTGGGAATCAATCAGGTTGGAATGGAAACCAATTACTGACAAAACAGTATCCTTCATACATTATTTGTTGGGTATGGAGGGAGTTgatatacaatatacatgtatcagcagAATGCAAAACAAGCCATACTCTCTTGCCTTCTATTGAAACACTACCAAATGTTTAATttggcatacatgtacctttataaACTACCATTTCATAATTCATGTTTATACAGATCATCTTCCATGAAAGTTTAACATGTAGTTTACAATTAGAATTGTTTTCTGGTGTGACATAACCAATGAAATCGAGCTAAATTatatgaaatatttacaaatttgtGATGTGCATACAGCACAAATAAATAATTACTGTCACAATCAGTAGCAGTCGCATCATGATATGGAAGACTGACAGGAGTCACTGAATACAAATATAtctatttctatatcaactggTTATAACTCTCATTTATAATTATGCACTGTGATGATTGCCTGCACATTGTGGTCATGAAGAAAAACCACATCTCTTCAATTCTATGATCTTATAGTCGAGTAAAATACACCGCAGGCCATGCCACGACTTTTCTAGCTGCAAATTCAAAATTGATATCAATTATTTCTGAATGCCCGTCCCCCAAAAAAGTTCGATTCAATAGTATTGTCTATTTGCGTGACCGCGTTGATCTTTTGGGAGCTGGCGATTTAGCTTTCGGAGACTTCGCTGGCTTGCCTCTTGTTGCACGTTGTTTCTTTGGAGATGGTTCAACGGTTTCAGGGGCAGTACGTTTTTTCCCCCTGGACGCCTTTTCAGTAACAGGCACTTCCTCTACCTTAGCGTtcgatttctttgcttttgaattGACAGTAGCAGATGCTTTTCTTCCACTGAAAATAAAAACACAATGGATTGGATGTTGACTGTCGGTGTCTTTCAAGTTATTTCTAATGTAGCTCTGCCATTTGAACTGCTTTCTCAAAACTCATGAAAGATCAAATGAATTCAACTTGCCCAAAAGACAGCTTTTTGTCAGAATTTCTCTAGTTTCCTTCATTTTGTTCTTACCGTGTCTGCTTGGGAGTAGCTGGTTTTGGCGATTCCACAATGATCTTCTTTACTGGAACTGGGCTGTCATCAACAACAGCCTTTCGCTTACCCCCGCGTCTAAAATGGaagtttatacatgtaagcTGCTGAACAAACCGGGCCCTTATTTTTGTAATATTGAAAAAATACCAGGCAAATAATAAACATATCCTCACCTGCCAACAGCTTTCACAGGGGTGACCACGGCAACTGCGACAGGAGACACTGGAGCCTTAGCTGCCTTCTTTCCTTTCGCAGCAGTCTTCTTTGCCGGTGTAGAGACAACCTTCGGAGAGGCAGCTGGTTTTCCTCTGGTGCTCCTAGCCTTGGGTGGAGATGCCAAAGGACTTGCTGGAACAGCCTTCTTCCCTTTCGCAGCCGCCTTCTTCCCTTTCGCAGCCGCCTTCTTCACCTCAGCTGGGGATGCCAAAGGACTTGTTGCAGCAGCTTTCTGGCCTTTGCGACCACCCTTGACTGGCTTAGGTGCAACTGCTTCTGGGGTGACCGGCCTCTCCACCACAACTTGACCATGTTGTCCTCTTGCAGGTTTTGGTGTTGCAGATTTAACACTAGCCTTGCCACGTCGTCCACCCTTTGCAGCTTTCACTGGGACTGGGGACGGTGATTGCGCTACTTCAACAGGCACATCTTCCTCAACAGCAGCTTTACGACGACTACCTTTAACTTTCTTGGCAGGGGTTGCTTTAGGCGTGCCTGCTTTTCCTTGTCGCCGTGAGACCCTGGCTGGTTTTGGAGATTCAACCACCTGAACATCAACTTCTGACGATGCTGCAGCCTTCTTACTCTTCTTTCCTTTTGTGGGCTGAAAGAGAATAGCTCATATCAAAACCGTGGCTAGAATAGTTCCACAACAGTACTCTCAAATTGCTGAACCTCCGTTGATGTTCAGTCAGTGTAAATGGTTCATCAGACAATCGTTTGAAACAAGTACAGGACCCCGAGCTCAGTTTGGGGAGCAA is a genomic window containing:
- the LOC135488892 gene encoding clathrin interactor 1-like isoform X10, with protein sequence MWKVREIADKVTNVVMNYSEVEAKVREATNDDPWGPTGTLKSEIAQYTFTYEHFPEVMGMLWKRMLHDNNKKNWRRVYKSLLLLSYLIKNGSERVVTSAREHLYDLRSLEGYTFTDEFGKDQGLNVRQKTKDLLEFIQSDDRLREERKLAKKNKDKYVGMSKESLSGNYSDRYDEEPKRVEKPSQLDSKLDNFDDWDKGNRSKAVEALDKVKEFWNNRRRSFDDTPDHSQIGSTEDPPYRRNILSEDLHVFGSMDDPKSLRQVLSAIQSKRYSVVNDEDYPDERDSNGKYEFKDDDEEFTHKVERTHTTKTEKITTNRRSRGNNKKIDLGAASSYGGDRDSVSQTSISSDPGPHLIDTSPSKRSDPFGEELTTNANGDFADFDSLSRARTVSQSSNDFGDFAAFGSQKTPTSPSNEFGDFAAFNASSTKTQQTTALQTTTVTKSSSVDLLSGLSMPASQPLMPSSQPIQPVPSGMALGLQQQTTPAPGMMSPVSPPMGMAPMMAPMGQSNMAGMNMVNQQGMMGANVASMNMMGMQQQQTPGVQPVMSSMSATSSAASTPSKTSALSMSSTKMNNTWSNTGSIDISLNDLSPASKYQKHQAPSINQLQQQQSPVMPGYSEFGNFRPNNSVMNYQALKLSRRTCAPLAFFKYRVGGQPNNMYVTNQQGYSSQGLTQGMQQMNMGQANMGMNVPPSGVQMGLVGTGMTMQTMSMNTAKMQQRADQAFGTLGNFK